The following are from one region of the Siniperca chuatsi isolate FFG_IHB_CAS linkage group LG21, ASM2008510v1, whole genome shotgun sequence genome:
- the gcdhb gene encoding glutaryl-CoA dehydrogenase b, with amino-acid sequence MALRSAVCRLLVNPQRCAIISASRAQATAAPARWDAEKTEQKSKAPKVQFNWHDALNLEGQLTEDEIMIRDSFRTYCQEKLMPRIIMANRNEVFNREIVSEMGEMGVLGPTIKGYGCAGTSYVAYGLIAREVERVDSGYRSVMSVQSSLVMHPINAYGTEEQKQKYLPKLARGEILGCFGLTEPNHGSDPSSMETRAKYNPSSRTYTLTGSKTWITNSPVADVAVVWAKCDDGKIRGFILERGMKGLSTPKIEGKFSLRASATGMILMDEVEVPEENLLPKVSGLGGPFGCLNNARYGIAWGALGAAEFCFHAARQYTLDRIQFGVPLARNQLMQKKMADMLTEITIGLQSCLQLGRLIDEKKAAPEMISMLKRNSCGKALDIARQARDMLGGNGISDEYHIIRHVMNLEAVNTYEGTHDIHALILGRAITGLQSFTVDK; translated from the exons ATGGCATTGAGGAGCGCTGTGTGCCGTCTCTTGGTCAACCCTCAGAGATGTGCCATCATCTCAGCTTCCAGAGCACAGGCAACTGCAGCACCTGCCAGATGGG ATGCAGAGAAGACTGAGCAGAAGTCGAAAGCAC CAAAGGTCCAGTTCAACTGGCATGATGCCCTGAACCTGGAGGGCCAGCTGACGGAGGACGAGATCATGATCAGAGACTCCTTCCGGACCTACTGCCAAGAGAAACTCATGCCTCGCATCATTATGGCAAACAGAAATGAAG tgttcaACAGAGAAATTGTGTCAGAGATGGGAGAGATGGGTGTCCTGGGCCCAACCATTAAAG GTTATGGCTGTGCTGGGACAAGCTATGTGGCCTATGGTTTGATCGCCAGAGAAGTAGAGAGAGTGGACAGCGGCTATCGCTCAGTCATGAGTGTGCAGTCGTCACTGGTCATGCACCCCATTAATGCCTATGGCACAGAggagcagaaacagaaataccTCCCCAAGCTGG CTCGTGGAGAGATCCTGGGTTGCTTTGGCTTGACGGAGCCTAACCATGGCAGTGACCCCAGCAGCATGGAAACCAGAGCCAAATACAATCCATCCAGTCGCACCTACACTCTCACAGGCTCGAAGACCTG GATCACAAACTCCCCAGTGGCGGATGTTGCTGTAGTCTGGGCCAAATGTGATGATGGGAAGATCCGCGGCTTCATCTTGGAGCGTGGCATGAAGGGCCTCTCAACACCTAAGATTGAGGGAAAGTTCTCCCTGAGAGCCTCCGCCACTGGTATGATCCTCATGGACGAGGTGGAGGTTCCTGAGGAGAACCTGCTGCCTAAAGTGTCCGGCCTCGGG GGTCCCTTTGGCTGCTTGAACAACGCTCGTTACGGTATTGCATGGGGCGCTCTGGGTGCTGCAGAGTTCTGTTTCCATGCCGCTCGACAGTACACGCTCGACAG AATCCAGTTCGGCGTGCCACTGGCAAGGAATCAGctgatgcagaaaaaaatggcCGACATGTTGACAGAGATCACCATCGGCCTACAGTCCTGTCTGCAGCTGGGAAGACTCATCGATGAGAAAAA AGCGGCCCCAGAGATGATATCAATGCTGAAGAGGAACAGCTGCGGTAAAGCCCTTGACATCGCCAGGCAGGCCAGAGACATGCTGGGAGGAAACGGCATCTCAGATGAGTACCACATCATCCGCCACGTCATGAACCTGGAGGCTGTCAACACATAcgaag gtACTCATGACATCCACGCCCTGATCCTGGGCAGAGCCATCACGGGACTGCAGTCCTTCACTGTGGACAAATAG